GGTCGTACATGACAGGGCGTTCGCCGAGGGCGAACTTCTATCCTTCCTTTGGGCTCGATTCCGCGTCCCGACCGTCCGATTCGCCCTGCCGATCGGTTCGGTCGATACTCCTGCCACGTGATTCTCGAAATACTCGGGAGGACCGTACGGTAGTCAGGTACTCCTCGAGACTCCTCGAGAGTGGCTTGCCCGGTTCGCCGACGCGACGATCGTCTTCACCGATCGGCACCCGGTAGCGGGGGTCTCCGTCCGAGATCGACTCACCGTCGGGAGGGACGGCCGATCAGGACCCGCCGAACGCGTCGCTGGCCACACGCGTGACCGTCGGGCGCCCGACCAGTTCCAGGTCGGCCGTCGGACTATCCGGCGTCGGATCGATACCCAGCAGATCGTCGATGACGGCCCCGTCACCCGGAACGACCGTCACAGACGGTTCACCGGACGTGATCTCCATCTCGGTCGACGACTCCTCGGGTGCGGTCCCCGGAACCGTCGCCGAGTCGCCGGACGAAATCGCGGGCGTACATCGATCGTCGTCGGGTTCTCGATCGTCGGTTCGTCTCCGATCGTCGGCCCCTCCCCGGTCGTCCGATGCCTCGGTCGGTTCGACCGCCGCGTCCTTCAGGTTTCCGAGCAGGTCTGTGACGCCCGTCTCGTCGGCGTCGTTCCCGACCGGATCGTGTCTCCCGCCGCCGGCAATTAGCTCCGCCGGCGTGTCGGCACCGGCCGCCTCGAAGATCGCGTCCGGATCGGGGTCGACGTCCGCGAAGACCTCCTGGACTGGCGTGCGTTCGCTCATGCGTCCACCTCCCACGACATCGGGTTTCGTTATGGCGCGACTATCGTACGGAACGAACAGTAATGAATTCATTAACGTTCCCGCCGTCACCGGGATCTCGCGGCCGGTCGCGAATACCAGTACGGGCCGGTCCGTCAGCGAACGTCCGTGACGTACGTCTGCTCGTGCGCCGGGAAGAAGTCGGCTACCTGCTCTGGCCCGTCCGCCTCGGCGACGAGCGATCGCAACTCGGCCTCGTAGTCGGCCCGGTCGATCTCCTCGCTCGGGCCGACCGTCACCTCGAGACGGGCGTCGACCAGCTGGTCGACTGCGGTCCGGCCGAAGCCCGACAGCGGAGCGATGTACTCGATGCCGTGACGATCCTCGAGGCTCTGGGCCTGCGCGCGCGAGACCGTCGGCACCCGATCGTCCCGCCTGGTTCCGTCGGCGATCGCGTCGAACCCCTGGCCGGCCAGCCGTTCGAGGGCGTGCTGGTGAACCAGCTGGATGCCGTTGCGGGGGAAGCCGTCCTCGCGGATCCGATCGACGGCCTCGTGGGCGACGTCGGGATCGAGATCGAGCCGTTCGAAGGCGAAGCCGACCGTCTCCGCGGTGTCCCTGGCGTGACGCCAGTCGTCGGTGACGCCGAAGTGGCCGGTCACCAGCGTGACGTCGTAGAACTCGTCGAGGAGAAGCGCTGCGAGCGTCGAGTCCTTCCCGCCGCTGTAGAGCAGTCCGAGGTCCATTACCGGCGCTTGATATCGAAGCTCTTCGAATCGGGCTTGAGCTCCTGGAGGAGCTGTTTCATCTTCGCGTCGTCGATCTTGCCCTGGATGCGCCCCGATCGAGCGAGGGTGACGACCTGCCGTTCGACCTGTTCGCCGAACTGCGGCTTGCTCATCTTGACGGTGTTGAGCCGCTTGCGGGCGTCGTCGGTCAGGTGCTGGCGCAGGAGCGCGTTCTTCTGGGCCTCGGCCTGCTGCTGGGCGGCCTCCTGGGCCTCGCTGTCCTGCTGGGCCTCGGCCTGTTCCTGGAGCTGCTCCATCTTCTTCTGTCGGAGTTCCTCGAGTTTCTCCTCGTCGGGTGATCCGCTCATAGCTATATCCCAGTTTTGTCCTGCAGACGGGAAAATGATTACGGACCGCGGAAAGTGAGATCTCTCGACGTGAGCGACGTCGTGAAAACGAAACTACTCGGTGATCGTCTACGCGTAGCGCTCGAGTTCCGGGCGATCGAGTTCTTCGAGGACCTCGCCGGCGGTGTCGTCGAGCAGGCTCTGCCCCTCGGGGGTGACGCGGCGGCCCTCACCCTCCGCGATGTCGACGAGGTCTTCGTCTTCGAGCTGCTGGAGGATGGTTCGAATGAGGTTCTTCGAGCCGTCGGCGCGCTTGTCGGGTGCGACGCGGTAGCGGGTCGAGCCCTTCTTCGAGCCACCGTATTCGGTCGAGAGTCGTTCGACGCCGACGGGTCCGCGATCGGCGACCTTGCGCAGGAGGCTCGCGGCGCGGGTCGCCCAGAAGTCCTCCTGTTCGGGCGGGAGTTCGCGATCGACGCCGGTCTTTACGAACTCGCTCCAGTCGGGTTCGTCGAGTCGGTCCTCGAGGTCCTCGGCGAGCGCCTCGATGAGGTCGTCCGCCGGAACGTCGTACATCGTAGCCATTGGCGTGTGATTCCCGTCGGCGGCATTTAAGGCCATCGTATTCTGCGAGCGTGGTCGCCGTTCTCGACGGGTCCGGGTCGTTTTTCGCCCTGGACGCGAAACGGTCGGTATGGACGAACGTGCCGCCCTGGCACTACTGGCGGACGAACTCGATCCCGTCGGCGACGACGCGGCGATCGTCGACGGGCTGGTCGTGACGACGGACATGCTCCACGAGCGGACGGACTTTCCGGACGGAACGACCAGGTATACGGCCGGCTGGCGGTCCGTCGGGGCGTCGCTGTCGGACGTCGCGGCGATGGGTGCCGAGGCGATCGCTGCGGTCGCCGCCTACGCCGCGCCGGAATTCGATCCCGAGGAGCTGCTCGCGTTCGTTCGCGGCGCGAGCGACGTCTGCGAGGGCGTCGGCGCCGAGTACGTCGGCGGCGACCTGGACGGCCACGACGAGTTCACCGTCTCGACGACTGCCATCGGACGAACGGCCGACCCGGTCCGTCGAAGCGGAGCCCGGCCCGACGACGTCGTCTGCGTCACCGGGACGCTGGGCAGAACTGCGGCGGCGCTCGCCTTCTTCGATCGGGGGGATCACGACCGCGGGAA
The nucleotide sequence above comes from Halosolutus halophilus. Encoded proteins:
- the thiL gene encoding thiamine-phosphate kinase — protein: MDERAALALLADELDPVGDDAAIVDGLVVTTDMLHERTDFPDGTTRYTAGWRSVGASLSDVAAMGAEAIAAVAAYAAPEFDPEELLAFVRGASDVCEGVGAEYVGGDLDGHDEFTVSTTAIGRTADPVRRSGARPDDVVCVTGTLGRTAAALAFFDRGDHDRGNDLFRFEPRVATGRALAPHATAMMDSSDGLARSLHQLADASDCGFAIESDPIPIDDAVAETTAGEDEALERATTFGEDFELVCTIPETEVETVRAATTVPVTPIGSVVADGVTLDGEPLADRGYTH
- a CDS encoding DNA-binding protein, giving the protein MSGSPDEEKLEELRQKKMEQLQEQAEAQQDSEAQEAAQQQAEAQKNALLRQHLTDDARKRLNTVKMSKPQFGEQVERQVVTLARSGRIQGKIDDAKMKQLLQELKPDSKSFDIKRR
- a CDS encoding DUF7411 family protein — encoded protein: MDLGLLYSGGKDSTLAALLLDEFYDVTLVTGHFGVTDDWRHARDTAETVGFAFERLDLDPDVAHEAVDRIREDGFPRNGIQLVHQHALERLAGQGFDAIADGTRRDDRVPTVSRAQAQSLEDRHGIEYIAPLSGFGRTAVDQLVDARLEVTVGPSEEIDRADYEAELRSLVAEADGPEQVADFFPAHEQTYVTDVR
- a CDS encoding 30S ribosomal protein S19e; its protein translation is MATMYDVPADDLIEALAEDLEDRLDEPDWSEFVKTGVDRELPPEQEDFWATRAASLLRKVADRGPVGVERLSTEYGGSKKGSTRYRVAPDKRADGSKNLIRTILQQLEDEDLVDIAEGEGRRVTPEGQSLLDDTAGEVLEELDRPELERYA